Proteins from a single region of Pseudomonas phenolilytica:
- a CDS encoding PepSY domain-containing protein — MYNKKLTAALAIAVLGSGSAVAIAADKPGADWITLEQAVEKAKAAGYTELHGIEADDDGWEGEGMKQDGKKYEFSIDGKTGEVTRDKQE; from the coding sequence ATGTACAACAAAAAACTCACCGCCGCCCTGGCCATCGCCGTTCTCGGTTCGGGTTCCGCCGTCGCGATTGCCGCCGACAAGCCGGGCGCCGACTGGATCACCCTCGAGCAGGCTGTGGAGAAGGCCAAGGCCGCCGGCTACACCGAGCTGCACGGCATCGAGGCCGACGACGATGGCTGGGAAGGCGAGGGCATGAAGCAGGATGGCAAGAAGTACGAGTTCAGCATCGACGGCAAGACCGGTGAAGTGACTCGCGACAAGCAGGAGTGA
- a CDS encoding copper-binding protein has translation MNHLVATLAALCLMQPALAEDLLKPETVPPPIDDRAASGSLEAEVTHHASGTLRAIYATQGSVTIALGPVVELKWPAMVMPFRIDARQLEGLAVGDAVEFEFTNGEMDPRIVTIRKQ, from the coding sequence ATGAATCACCTCGTCGCGACGCTCGCCGCTCTCTGCCTGATGCAGCCGGCGCTGGCCGAAGACCTGCTCAAACCCGAGACCGTGCCGCCGCCCATCGACGACAGGGCCGCGAGCGGCAGCCTGGAGGCCGAAGTCACGCACCACGCCAGCGGCACGCTGCGCGCTATCTACGCGACGCAGGGCAGCGTGACCATCGCCCTCGGCCCGGTGGTCGAGCTGAAGTGGCCGGCGATGGTCATGCCGTTTCGCATCGATGCGCGGCAGCTCGAGGGCCTGGCGGTCGGCGATGCGGTGGAGTTCGAGTTCACCAACGGCGAGATGGACCCGCGCATTGTCACGATTCGCAAACAGTAG
- a CDS encoding PepSY domain-containing protein, with amino-acid sequence MKTLTTLFTAATLVFGANLAMAKDLGPDEALKLRDAGTIQSFEKLNEAALAKHPGATIEDTELEEAYGRYVYQLELRDDKGVQWDVELDAKTGEVLQDQQDD; translated from the coding sequence ATGAAAACCCTGACCACTCTGTTCACCGCTGCCACCCTCGTCTTCGGCGCCAACCTGGCCATGGCCAAGGATCTGGGCCCGGACGAAGCCCTGAAACTGCGCGACGCCGGCACCATTCAGTCGTTCGAGAAGCTCAACGAAGCGGCGCTGGCCAAGCACCCGGGCGCTACCATCGAGGACACCGAACTCGAAGAAGCCTACGGCCGCTACGTCTATCAGCTTGAACTGCGCGACGACAAAGGTGTGCAATGGGACGTAGAACTCGACGCCAAGACCGGCGAAGTACTGCAGGACCAACAGGACGACTGA
- a CDS encoding PepSY domain-containing protein, protein MRAPLLMTLPLALLLAANPAASRDLDQDEALRLRRDGLIQPLENLLQQALQRHPGASLLEAELEEEEGRYVYEIELLTRDGVARELELDARDGTLLKDEVD, encoded by the coding sequence ATGCGTGCCCCTCTCCTCATGACGCTCCCCTTGGCACTGCTGCTCGCCGCCAACCCGGCGGCGAGCCGCGACCTGGATCAGGACGAAGCCCTGCGCTTGCGTCGGGACGGCCTGATCCAGCCGCTGGAAAACCTCCTGCAGCAGGCGCTGCAGCGGCATCCCGGCGCCAGCCTGCTGGAGGCGGAGCTGGAGGAAGAGGAAGGCCGCTACGTCTACGAAATCGAACTGCTGACCCGCGACGGCGTGGCCCGCGAACTGGAACTCGATGCGCGCGACGGCACGCTGCTCAAGGATGAGGTGGACTGA
- a CDS encoding response regulator transcription factor — translation MRLLLVEDSVPLADELTASLTRQGYAIDWLADGRDADYQGTSEPYDLIILDLGLPGKPGLEVLRDWRARGLATPVLILTARGSWAERIEGLKAGADDYLTKPFHPEELLLRIQALLRRAHGVANQPLLQAGGLALDEARQSCRKDGQEIELTAGEFRLLRYFMLHPGQLLSKTQLTEHLYDGETERDSNVIEVHINRLRGKLGRELIETRRGQGYRFGSAP, via the coding sequence ATGCGCCTGCTACTGGTCGAAGACAGCGTACCGCTGGCCGACGAACTGACCGCCAGCCTCACCCGCCAAGGCTACGCCATCGACTGGCTGGCGGACGGTCGCGACGCCGACTACCAGGGCACCAGCGAACCCTATGACCTGATCATTCTCGACCTCGGTTTGCCCGGCAAGCCGGGGCTGGAGGTGCTGCGCGACTGGCGCGCACGCGGCCTCGCCACACCGGTGCTGATCCTCACCGCGCGCGGCTCCTGGGCCGAGCGCATCGAAGGGCTGAAAGCCGGTGCCGACGACTACCTGACCAAACCCTTTCATCCCGAAGAACTGCTGCTGCGCATCCAGGCGCTGTTGCGCCGCGCGCATGGCGTGGCCAATCAGCCGCTGCTGCAGGCCGGTGGCCTGGCGCTGGACGAAGCGCGCCAGAGCTGTCGCAAGGATGGCCAGGAGATCGAACTGACAGCCGGCGAATTCCGTCTGCTGCGCTATTTCATGCTGCATCCCGGCCAGCTGCTGTCCAAGACGCAGCTGACCGAGCACCTGTACGACGGTGAAACCGAGCGTGACTCGAACGTCATCGAGGTGCACATCAACCGGCTGCGCGGCAAACTCGGCCGCGAGCTGATCGAAACCCGCCGCGGCCAGGGCTACCGCTTCGGCAGTGCGCCTTGA
- a CDS encoding sensor histidine kinase — MKSIQRSLSFGLVAILVIVGLLLLQTSLWLFEAGLKRSLETDLREEAEGLLIAVVRGPDGIQLDTKRLNPRYHRAFSGHYFQIELPGRLWRSRSLWDAAPAWPTEPGMAADLLDGPQEQRLLAYRAEYQRDGQPIVIAVAQDYTPILDSFARVRLSGLGLVGVALLVFLLLQRYAVSLALRPLERARLQIAQLQQGQRQQLEGNVPLELQPLVEQINHLLQHTDDTLKRSRNALGNLGHALKTPLAVLGSLTQRDEFAAHPELQAALQEQLAQIQQRVSRELGRARLAGDVLPGAHFDCDVELPALFDTLATIHRADLDLRWQAPASCRLPWDREDMLELLGNLLDNACKWAGHTVTLNITRSASDWQIEVNDDGPGIPAPLRSKAMSRGMRLDEAAQGHGLGLDIVGDIITAWRGSWELGESPLGGLRVTIRLPAAQPPGRSG; from the coding sequence TTGAAATCGATTCAGCGCAGTCTCAGCTTCGGTCTGGTGGCGATCCTGGTGATCGTCGGTCTGCTGCTGTTGCAGACCAGCCTGTGGCTGTTCGAGGCCGGCCTCAAGCGCAGCCTGGAAACCGACCTGCGCGAGGAGGCCGAAGGGCTGCTGATCGCCGTGGTGCGCGGTCCCGACGGCATTCAGCTCGACACCAAGCGGCTCAACCCACGCTACCACCGGGCCTTCTCCGGGCACTACTTCCAGATCGAACTGCCGGGTCGCTTGTGGCGCTCGCGCTCGCTGTGGGACGCCGCTCCGGCATGGCCAACCGAGCCCGGCATGGCCGCGGACCTGCTCGACGGCCCGCAGGAGCAGCGCCTGCTCGCCTACCGCGCCGAGTATCAGCGCGACGGCCAGCCGATCGTCATTGCCGTGGCGCAGGACTACACGCCGATCCTCGACAGCTTCGCCCGCGTACGCCTGAGCGGCCTGGGCCTGGTCGGCGTGGCGCTGCTGGTGTTCCTGCTGCTGCAACGCTACGCGGTGAGCCTGGCGCTGCGGCCGCTGGAGCGCGCCCGCCTGCAGATCGCCCAGCTGCAACAAGGCCAGCGTCAGCAGCTCGAAGGCAACGTGCCACTGGAGCTGCAACCGCTGGTCGAGCAGATCAACCATCTGCTGCAGCACACCGACGACACCCTCAAACGCTCGCGCAATGCCCTGGGCAACCTCGGCCACGCGCTGAAGACTCCGCTGGCGGTGCTCGGCAGCCTGACCCAGCGCGATGAATTCGCCGCCCATCCGGAACTGCAGGCCGCGCTGCAGGAACAGCTCGCGCAGATCCAGCAGCGCGTCAGCCGCGAATTGGGCCGTGCACGGCTGGCCGGCGACGTACTGCCCGGCGCGCATTTCGATTGCGACGTCGAGTTGCCCGCGCTGTTCGACACCCTGGCGACCATCCACCGCGCCGATCTCGACCTGCGCTGGCAGGCACCGGCAAGCTGCCGCCTGCCGTGGGACCGCGAGGACATGCTGGAACTGCTCGGCAATCTGCTGGACAACGCCTGCAAATGGGCCGGCCACACCGTCACGCTGAACATCACGCGCAGCGCCAGCGACTGGCAGATCGAAGTGAACGACGACGGCCCCGGCATTCCCGCGCCGCTGCGCTCCAAGGCAATGAGCCGCGGCATGCGGCTGGACGAAGCAGCACAAGGGCATGGTCTGGGATTGGATATCGTCGGCGACATCATCACCGCCTGGCGCGGCAGCTGGGAACTGGGCGAAAGCCCGTTGGGTGGCCTGCGGGTGACGATTCGTCTGCCGGCCGCGCAGCCACCGGGCCGTAGCGGCTGA
- a CDS encoding DUF3509 domain-containing protein — protein MKTMSRHLAENFSAQYRTRVEPQSDGQLLVRVSYPINGVEAIRVIAGRQVQNTLLVETLLEDIRNELARSG, from the coding sequence ATGAAAACGATGTCGCGCCACCTGGCAGAGAATTTTTCCGCGCAATACCGCACGCGCGTGGAGCCGCAATCCGATGGACAACTGCTGGTACGGGTTTCCTATCCCATCAATGGCGTCGAGGCGATTCGCGTGATTGCCGGGCGGCAGGTGCAGAACACTCTGCTGGTCGAGACGCTGCTCGAAGACATTCGCAACGAGCTGGCCCGCTCGGGCTGA
- a CDS encoding helix-turn-helix transcriptional regulator, which produces MKREQSLSHIRWDLALRYRLIETVAWWEGRLTTGHLMQSFGISRQQASKDINTYLNEHAPKNLTYDRHLKGYKPAKNFRPRFIDASASAYLHLLDQNRMRAPHIEGLALAYAHTEVLQVPDRSIRPEVLRPILQACREGLRLETEYVSLANPAVEIRVMAPHTLVYTGMRWHVRAYCEKNREYRDFVLSRFRGEPDLMDASEHTREQDEAWNTPVTVLIEPDARLSPAQKAIIEVDYGMADGQLPVETRGALVQYVLQRFGIDPNTVQANAAAQQLQVGNLQALKGWLYS; this is translated from the coding sequence ATGAAAAGGGAACAATCGCTCAGCCATATCCGCTGGGACCTCGCCCTGCGCTACCGCCTGATCGAGACGGTCGCCTGGTGGGAAGGCCGCCTGACCACGGGCCATCTGATGCAGAGCTTCGGCATCAGCCGGCAGCAGGCGTCGAAGGACATCAACACTTATCTGAACGAGCATGCGCCGAAAAACCTGACATATGACCGTCACCTGAAGGGCTACAAGCCGGCGAAGAACTTCCGCCCACGCTTCATCGATGCCAGCGCCAGCGCCTACCTGCACCTGCTCGACCAGAACCGCATGCGCGCGCCGCACATCGAAGGCCTGGCGCTGGCCTATGCGCATACCGAGGTCCTGCAGGTGCCCGACCGCAGCATTCGCCCGGAAGTGCTGCGGCCGATCCTGCAGGCCTGCCGCGAAGGCCTGCGGCTGGAGACCGAATATGTATCGCTGGCCAACCCGGCGGTGGAAATCCGCGTGATGGCGCCACACACGCTGGTGTACACCGGCATGCGCTGGCACGTGCGCGCCTACTGCGAGAAGAACCGCGAATACCGCGACTTCGTCCTCAGCCGCTTTCGCGGCGAGCCGGACCTGATGGACGCAAGCGAACACACCCGCGAGCAGGACGAGGCGTGGAACACGCCGGTGACGGTGCTGATCGAGCCGGACGCACGGCTGAGCCCGGCGCAGAAGGCGATCATCGAGGTTGACTACGGCATGGCCGACGGCCAGCTGCCGGTGGAGACGCGCGGCGCGCTGGTGCAGTACGTGCTGCAGCGCTTCGGCATCGATCCGAATACGGTGCAGGCGAATGCGGCGGCGCAGCAGCTGCAGGTGGGGAATCTGCAGGCGTTGAAGGGGTGGTTGTACTCGTGA
- a CDS encoding exonuclease SbcCD subunit D C-terminal domain-containing protein — translation MRLIHTSDWHLGQTLHGQDRDHEHAQFLAWLLDQLIARRADALLIAGDVFDTVNPPLKAQERLYDFIVRAHEKLPQLDIVMIAGNHDSGGRIELPAPLMKRLNAHAVGRISWVAERQLDHQRLLVPLHDAAGNTAAWCLTLPFLRPAEVTGMTLGDDYMAGIRQVHERLIAAAEAVRQPGQALVAMSHAHMAGGVVSEESERNIVIGNAEALPASLFPESVAYVALGHLHKPQQVAGQARIRYSGSPLPLSFAEVNYPHQVLLVELDGEQLAQVESLPVPRAVEMIRIGRAPLAEVIAALEALPPTGLFDEHLSWLEVRVLLDEPLPDLRQRIETAITGKACRLVRIASEYAGKRGETESDVLLGLDQITPQELFARSWEEQYGNPADEQALDDFATLLQRVEFAHEEDDR, via the coding sequence ATGCGCCTGATCCACACCTCCGACTGGCACCTCGGCCAGACCCTCCACGGCCAGGACCGCGACCACGAACACGCGCAGTTCCTCGCCTGGCTGCTCGACCAGCTGATCGCCCGCCGCGCCGACGCCCTGCTGATCGCCGGCGACGTGTTCGACACGGTCAACCCGCCACTCAAGGCCCAGGAGCGCCTCTACGACTTCATCGTCCGCGCCCACGAGAAGCTCCCGCAGCTGGACATCGTGATGATCGCCGGCAACCACGACTCGGGCGGGCGCATCGAGCTGCCGGCGCCGCTGATGAAGCGCCTCAATGCCCATGCCGTCGGCCGCATCAGCTGGGTCGCCGAGCGCCAGCTGGACCACCAGCGGCTGCTGGTGCCGCTGCACGACGCCGCTGGCAACACCGCCGCCTGGTGCCTCACCCTGCCCTTCCTGCGCCCGGCCGAGGTCACCGGAATGACGCTGGGCGACGACTACATGGCCGGCATTCGCCAGGTGCATGAACGCCTCATCGCCGCCGCCGAGGCCGTGCGCCAGCCCGGCCAGGCGCTGGTTGCCATGAGCCATGCGCACATGGCCGGCGGCGTGGTGTCGGAGGAGTCCGAGCGCAATATCGTCATCGGCAATGCCGAGGCCCTGCCGGCCAGCCTGTTTCCCGAGTCCGTCGCCTACGTCGCCCTCGGCCACCTGCACAAGCCGCAGCAGGTCGCCGGGCAGGCGCGCATCCGCTATAGCGGCTCGCCGCTGCCGCTGTCCTTCGCAGAGGTCAACTACCCGCATCAGGTGCTGCTCGTCGAACTCGACGGCGAGCAGCTGGCGCAGGTCGAAAGCCTGCCGGTGCCGCGTGCGGTGGAGATGATCCGCATCGGCCGCGCCCCGCTGGCCGAGGTGATCGCCGCGCTGGAGGCGCTGCCGCCCACCGGCCTGTTCGACGAACACCTGTCCTGGCTGGAGGTACGCGTGCTGCTCGACGAGCCGCTGCCGGACCTGCGCCAGCGCATCGAAACTGCGATAACCGGCAAGGCCTGCCGACTGGTGCGCATCGCCAGCGAGTACGCCGGCAAACGCGGCGAGACGGAATCGGACGTGCTGCTCGGCCTCGACCAGATCACCCCGCAGGAGCTGTTCGCCCGCTCCTGGGAAGAACAGTACGGCAACCCGGCAGACGAGCAGGCGCTGGACGATTTCGCCACGCTGCTGCAACGGGTCGAGTTCGCCCATGAGGAAGATGACCGATGA
- a CDS encoding AAA family ATPase encodes MRILAIRLKNLASLAGEQVIDFTAEPLASAGLFAITGPTGAGKSTILDALCLALFGSTPRLDSVSPLNKVPEVDAEIGGGDERNLLRRGCGSGYAEVDFVGVDGHRYRARWEVKRAREKIDGRLQASSQSLTDLDSGTLLASGKKREFKELLEARLGLTLAQFTRAVLLAQSEFSAFLKADDNERGTLLEKLTDTGLYSRLGQAAFEAAKEAKEGLARLEQQAGGLQPLEPEQRDELEREHQAQLDELKALQQQLKALEAQRQWLSELQRLENEHEAARQQLQDAEDERDSLAEARRILDLFEQLAPQRHRFLRLQDLGPLLDKAADSLARLQHEEQAVQQRLAELQSQCSAASEQLRSAEQARQDAEPRLVQARREEERLQHLNADLTTIREDSTRADAEVTAGAATLTQLAERQQRAAAELAALSQQLDKSAALQPLCSAWDGYRPRLQQAVQLAARLQQGQGELPALEAQAQAAETQQNVAREALDNLQRERDSDVGLAEQLARLHRQLDDWRQAERETDALQQLWAQQLTLVASQRELADAATVQQTELDNLVPLGKQVRIDRDAAEQALTVTLALLERQRLARSENVEALRAALIPGEPCPVCGSHEHPWQQTDALVASLARHDDSEAERARQALQEQDQRLQELRDRHVALSTQLRQTQQRQSEVDAQLQALAPRLLALPAHARLLEQPEAERSQWLETQLTTLKGQITSASQRQQQLLALQQRSETLQQAWQTAREACVEATQQLARQRDALARDSLQLDEELAAFAELLPVEQLQRWREDPAQTFMQLDASIATRLQQLQTQAELAEELRQCEQRRSDEQLQQRHRQEKQAGCNARLAEREKLLLACQQALRTSLGEHGSASAWQQQLDATIQAARQTQAEIDQQLNESKLGLTRLHSEQQNCRQRHAELQQERDALNAELATWRVGHPQLDDATLAQLLHMDDQLIAEARQRLRENSENLTRCRERLDGCLNRLNLHNQQQSETPDAEQLQQRHAEQLQQCELADQHCAETRARLIDDDKRRSQSQALLAEIDAARAEHQRWGRIAALIGSSDGGAFRKIAQAYNLDLLVQHANVQLRQLARRYRLKRGGSPLGLLVMDTEMGDELRSVHSLSGGETFLVSLALALGLASMASSKLRIESLFIDEGFGSLDPESLQIAMDALDSLQAQGRKVAVISHVAEMHERIPVQIQVQRQGNGQSALKIVG; translated from the coding sequence ATGAGAATCCTCGCCATCCGCCTGAAGAACCTGGCATCGCTGGCTGGTGAGCAGGTCATCGACTTCACCGCGGAACCCCTGGCCAGCGCCGGGTTGTTCGCCATCACCGGGCCCACCGGCGCCGGCAAGAGCACCATTCTCGACGCCCTGTGCCTGGCGCTGTTCGGCAGCACGCCGCGACTCGACAGCGTTTCGCCGCTGAACAAGGTGCCCGAGGTGGATGCCGAGATCGGCGGTGGCGACGAGCGCAACCTGCTGCGCCGCGGCTGCGGCAGCGGCTACGCCGAGGTCGATTTCGTCGGCGTCGACGGCCACCGCTACCGCGCACGCTGGGAGGTCAAGCGCGCCCGCGAGAAGATCGACGGCCGCCTGCAGGCCAGCAGCCAGAGCCTTACGGATCTCGACAGCGGCACGCTCCTGGCCAGCGGCAAGAAACGCGAATTCAAGGAATTGCTCGAAGCCCGCCTTGGACTGACCCTGGCCCAGTTCACCCGCGCCGTGCTGCTGGCGCAGAGCGAATTTTCCGCCTTCCTCAAGGCCGACGACAACGAGCGCGGCACCCTCCTGGAAAAGCTCACCGATACCGGCCTCTACAGTCGCCTCGGCCAGGCCGCGTTCGAGGCCGCCAAGGAGGCGAAGGAAGGCCTCGCCCGTCTGGAACAGCAGGCCGGTGGCCTGCAGCCACTGGAGCCGGAGCAGCGTGACGAATTGGAGCGCGAACATCAGGCCCAGCTCGACGAACTGAAAGCGCTGCAGCAGCAGCTCAAGGCGCTGGAAGCGCAGCGGCAATGGCTCAGCGAACTGCAGCGTCTGGAAAACGAGCACGAAGCCGCACGCCAGCAACTGCAGGACGCCGAAGATGAGCGCGACAGCCTTGCCGAGGCCCGGCGCATCCTCGACCTGTTCGAGCAACTGGCGCCGCAACGCCATCGTTTCCTGCGTCTGCAGGATCTCGGCCCGCTGCTGGACAAGGCCGCCGACAGCCTGGCGCGCCTGCAGCATGAGGAACAGGCCGTGCAGCAGCGCCTGGCCGAGCTGCAGAGCCAATGCAGCGCCGCCAGCGAGCAACTGCGTTCGGCCGAACAGGCGCGCCAGGACGCCGAGCCGCGGCTCGTCCAGGCGCGCCGTGAGGAGGAACGCCTGCAGCATCTGAACGCCGACCTGACCACTATCCGCGAGGACAGCACCCGGGCCGATGCCGAGGTGACTGCAGGCGCAGCGACGCTCACGCAGCTCGCCGAGCGCCAGCAGCGCGCCGCCGCGGAACTTGCCGCGCTGAGCCAGCAACTGGACAAGAGCGCCGCGCTGCAACCGCTCTGCAGCGCCTGGGACGGCTACCGCCCGCGTCTGCAACAGGCCGTCCAGCTGGCGGCACGTCTGCAGCAAGGTCAGGGCGAGCTCCCCGCGCTGGAAGCGCAGGCCCAGGCCGCCGAAACCCAGCAGAATGTGGCCCGCGAGGCACTGGACAACTTGCAACGCGAGCGCGACAGCGACGTCGGGCTGGCCGAACAGCTGGCCCGGCTGCATCGACAGCTCGACGACTGGCGCCAGGCCGAGCGCGAAACCGATGCGCTACAGCAGCTCTGGGCGCAGCAGCTGACGCTCGTCGCCAGCCAGCGCGAACTGGCCGACGCCGCCACCGTCCAGCAGACCGAGCTGGACAACCTTGTCCCGCTGGGCAAACAGGTCCGCATCGATCGAGATGCGGCCGAGCAGGCGCTCACGGTCACCCTTGCGCTGCTCGAACGCCAGCGTCTGGCACGCAGCGAGAATGTCGAGGCGCTGCGCGCGGCGCTGATCCCCGGCGAGCCCTGCCCGGTCTGCGGCAGCCACGAGCATCCCTGGCAACAGACCGATGCGCTGGTCGCCAGCCTTGCTCGGCACGATGACAGCGAGGCCGAGCGCGCGCGTCAGGCACTACAAGAACAGGACCAGCGCCTGCAGGAGCTGCGCGATCGCCATGTCGCGCTCAGCACACAGTTGCGCCAGACCCAGCAGCGCCAGAGCGAAGTCGACGCGCAGCTGCAGGCCCTGGCGCCGCGCCTGCTCGCCCTGCCCGCGCACGCACGATTGCTTGAGCAGCCTGAAGCCGAGCGTTCGCAATGGTTGGAAACGCAGCTGACGACTCTCAAAGGCCAGATCACCAGCGCCAGCCAGCGTCAGCAGCAATTGCTCGCCCTGCAACAGCGCAGCGAAACCCTGCAGCAAGCCTGGCAGACCGCGCGCGAGGCCTGTGTCGAGGCGACTCAACAGCTCGCGCGCCAGCGCGATGCCTTGGCCCGCGACAGCCTACAACTCGACGAGGAGCTGGCGGCCTTTGCCGAACTGCTGCCCGTCGAGCAACTGCAGCGCTGGCGCGAAGATCCGGCGCAGACCTTTATGCAGCTGGACGCCAGCATCGCCACGCGATTGCAGCAACTGCAGACGCAAGCCGAGCTGGCCGAGGAGCTGCGCCAGTGCGAGCAGCGCCGCAGCGACGAACAGCTGCAGCAGCGCCATCGCCAGGAGAAGCAGGCTGGCTGCAACGCGCGACTGGCTGAGCGCGAAAAGCTTCTGCTCGCCTGCCAGCAGGCGCTGCGGACCAGCCTTGGCGAGCATGGCAGCGCCAGCGCCTGGCAACAGCAGCTGGACGCAACCATCCAGGCTGCGCGGCAAACCCAGGCCGAGATCGACCAGCAACTCAACGAGAGCAAACTTGGCCTGACGCGCCTGCACAGCGAGCAACAGAACTGTCGCCAGCGCCACGCCGAATTGCAGCAGGAACGCGACGCGCTGAACGCGGAACTAGCGACCTGGCGCGTCGGCCATCCGCAGCTGGATGACGCCACCCTCGCGCAGCTGTTGCACATGGACGACCAGCTGATCGCCGAGGCGCGACAGCGCTTGCGAGAGAACAGCGAAAACCTGACCCGCTGTCGCGAACGTCTGGATGGCTGCCTCAATCGCCTGAACCTGCACAACCAGCAGCAGAGCGAAACACCGGATGCCGAGCAGCTGCAGCAGCGCCACGCCGAACAACTGCAGCAGTGCGAGCTGGCCGACCAGCACTGCGCGGAAACCCGCGCCAGGCTGATCGACGACGACAAACGCCGCAGCCAGAGCCAGGCGCTGCTCGCCGAGATCGACGCGGCGCGCGCCGAGCACCAGCGCTGGGGGCGTATCGCTGCGCTGATCGGTTCCAGCGACGGCGGTGCCTTCCGCAAGATCGCTCAGGCCTACAACCTCGATCTGCTGGTGCAGCACGCCAACGTGCAGCTGCGCCAACTGGCGCGGCGCTACCGGCTCAAGCGCGGCGGCAGCCCGCTGGGGTTGCTGGTGATGGATACCGAAATGGGTGACGAGCTGCGCTCGGTGCATTCACTGTCCGGCGGCGAGACCTTCCTCGTCTCGCTGGCGCTGGCGCTGGGCCTGGCCTCGATGGCTTCGAGCAAGCTCAGGATCGAGTCGCTGTTCATCGACGAAGGCTTCGGCAGTCTCGATCCCGAGTCGCTGCAGATCGCCATGGATGCGCTGGATTCGCTGCAGGCCCAGGGCCGCAAGGTGGCGGTGATCAGCCACGTCGCGGAGATGCACGAGCGCATTCCGGTGCAGATCCAGGTGCAGCGCCAGGGCAACGGCCAGAGTGCGCTGAAGATCGTCGGTTGA
- a CDS encoding cytochrome b: protein MNGKTGVASYGRLSIGLHWLMLLLIAAVYATIELRVNFAKGSEPRELLKHWHFMLGMAVFALVWLRLLARWLHPAPKAVPGAGWEQALAKLMHLALYALMIGLPLLGWLTLSAAGKPIPFFGLELPALINANKDLAGQFKELHETLAVAGYWLIGLHAAAALFHQYVRRDGTLQRMLPQRHRA from the coding sequence ATGAACGGTAAAACGGGTGTGGCAAGCTACGGACGGCTGTCCATCGGCTTGCACTGGTTGATGCTGCTGTTGATCGCGGCGGTCTACGCGACCATCGAGCTGCGGGTCAACTTCGCCAAGGGCAGCGAGCCGCGCGAGCTGCTCAAACACTGGCACTTCATGCTCGGCATGGCAGTGTTTGCACTGGTCTGGCTGCGACTGCTGGCGCGCTGGCTGCACCCGGCGCCGAAGGCAGTGCCGGGCGCCGGCTGGGAACAGGCGCTGGCGAAGCTGATGCACCTGGCGCTGTACGCATTGATGATCGGCCTGCCGCTGCTGGGCTGGCTGACGCTGAGCGCGGCCGGCAAGCCGATTCCGTTCTTTGGCCTCGAGCTGCCGGCGCTGATCAACGCCAACAAGGACCTCGCCGGTCAGTTTAAGGAGCTGCATGAAACCCTGGCGGTTGCCGGCTACTGGCTGATCGGCCTGCACGCCGCCGCCGCGCTGTTCCACCAGTACGTGCGCCGCGACGGCACCCTGCAGCGGATGCTGCCGCAGCGCCACCGGGCCTGA